In Shewanella sp. GD04112, the sequence GGTTTATAAGTGCAGAAATAAAAAAGGATAGCTTAGGCTATCCTTTTGTTTTTATGATTTATTATTCACCGAAATGATTTTCAAAATAGCTTTCGACAATCAATACGGCAGACACGGCATCGACTTGACCTTTGGTGAGGGCTTTAAAGCCGCCGAGTTCAAATAGCCGAGCTTTTGCATCTGTGGTGGTCAGTCTTTCATCCTGAGTGACAATTTTGACCCCAAACTTAGCGTTCAGTCGGTTGGCGAACTTTCTCGCCCTGTGGGTCATTTCCTGCTCTGTGCCATCCATATTGAGCGGTAAACCTACGACGACTAAATCGGGTTGCCACTCTTTAATGAGTTTGCCAATTTCATCCCAATTGGGAATACCGTCGACGGCTTTTAGGGATAGCAGTGGTGTGGCGCTGGCGGTTATTTGTTGCCCTATGGCGACACCAATACTTTTTGTTCCAAAATCAAAACCTAAAACGGTTTTTGCGTTCATCTGTATATTCACTCGTCACAATAAAATCGGCTAGGCGTGGCCCGCCTGTGATGACAATTGCCAAGCATCAAAGCCGAGCGCACGGCTCGCTTGTTGCCATCGATCCTCGTGTTTGACATCGAAGAGCAGGGCCTGATCGGCAGGGATAGTCAGCCATGAGTTATCGGCCAGTTCTTGCTCCAGCTGGTTTTTGCTCCAACCCGCATAACCTAATGCCACGATAAATTTTTCTGGCGAGCGCTCGCTGCCAATCGCCGTTAGTACATCCCTTGAGGTGGTGAGCATAAGGCCAGAGCTTAATTCTGTACTGTTGGCCCAATAGGGCTGAGATGTATGCAGGACAAAGCCTCTATCTTGGGAAACGGGGCCACCCATTAAAACCTGCGCGCCCAGTGCTAGATCGGTAGACACTTGCTCTGCGGGTAAATCCATCTGCTCGAGCAATGAGTTCACTTCAATGCCCAGCGGTTTATTAATCACTAGCCCCATGGCGCCTTTTTCATCGTGCTCACATAGATAGATGACGGTGCGCTCAAAAAAAGTGTCATCGAGCGACGGCATGGCGATTAAAAAATGGTTCTGCAAACTCTCCATTAAATGCTCCGTTCAGCCCACAGGCGTTGACCAATAGATTAAATCCAGCGGCTTAGGCTGGTGGCGTATCAACCGCCGGCTAATTTGACTTTGTAGTTTTGTTTTTCAAGCAGTAGTTTTAGTTGCTCACGATTGTCGGTTTGCACTTCGATAGTGAAATCTTTGACTGTGCCACCACAACCACATTGTTTTTTAAGGGTCTGTGCCAGTGCTTTTAAGCCTGCTTCATCAAGTCCTAGACCTGAAATGACCGAGACACCTTTACCTTTGCGGCCTTTGCTGTCTCTGTGGATACGTACAATCCCATCGGATGCAGGGATAGCTTTGGCTTCTGGCTCGGCAGTAATCCGGCCTTTATCTGTGCTGTACACTAAGGAAACGTTGGGATCTACTCTCATAAGTCATCTTTTATCTGAATATATGCCGCTTAAGTTTACCAAACTCAACGTCTTTCGGGGAGGTAAAAAAAGGCCACTGACAGAGACTGAAAGTGGCCGAAGGTCAATGCTAGCTCTTTGCAGGGAAGTAGCATGTTTAAAAAGCAGACTTAGAGATGCTGCAATACCATAGCGATTAATGCCAATGCGGTAAGTAGGGCGCAGGGCATGATAAAACGATGCAATTTAGGGAGGGCGATTAAGCAAGCGGTGGCAACAAACCCAAAGGCGGCAACCGTGGTGTAATTTACCCCGTTTGACACAGTCTCAAAGACGAGCCAACTCAATACGACTAAAGGTAAAAACAGCAGCATCATGGGAAGATGAGGTGTGAGCTTACTGTTATGGGTATCGGCAGAGACTTTTTGCGGTGCGAACCAGAAAATCGCCGATGCCACAATCAATGCGCTAATGAACCAGTACATGTTATTTATCCCTCAATCACTTTAATTGATAATCATTATCATTTAAAGTGATTGCTGAAGTCAAGCTGAATAACACACTGCTTTTTCATCATATTGAGTTGTAGAACCGGCCATTGCTCTGTAAGCTAAATTTATTTTCGGCTTATTTGTGTTCGATAAGAACGACCAAGGAAATCATCATGAAAAATATAATTGTAGGTTTAGCCGTACTGGCACTGAGTGCCTGTAGTTCGCTGAAGTCGGGTTGGGATTTTGACCCTAGCGCCAATTTTACTCAGTACAAGACCTATGCGTGGGTCGCACAAAAGACCGATGCTTCGGGTTATCACCTCGATGGTTTAATGGATCAGCGCGTGCGAGATGCGGTGAATTCTCAGCTTTCATCTAAGGGCATGACCTTGGTTGATGCGAAAGATGCCGATGTATTAGTGAACTATCTGACCAAAATCGATAAGAAGATTAATGTCGATACCTTCAATACCAATTTTGGCTATAACCCTTACTATGGCCCAGGTTGGGGCTGGGGCGGTAACATGCAAACCCAGACCACAGTCAGAGAATACGAAGTTGGCACCCTGATCATTGATTTAGTTGATAATAAAACAGCTAAGTTAATTTGGCGTGGCTCAGTAGCTGATACTATCCGTGATAAAAATACTCCTTCGGAAAGAGTACAGCTGATCAACGAAGCGGTCGGCAGCGTGATGGCGAATTTCCCGCCAAAGCCTGAAAACAAATAATTTACTTTTAGTCTAAAAAAGCGGCCCTTTGGCCGCTTTTTTGTGGCCAAAATTTAGGCTTGATTGACGTTAAGATGAGTTTTCTGCAAATTTCTATATTTTAATTGATTATGATTTATTAAAACTTATCAAAAAATAAGCTTAATGGAAAACGGGGAATAGCTTACTCTTAGTTAATGTATTGTTATTGAAGGGTTGTAGCGTTACGCGGTATTGAAAAGTAGAAATGACTAATGCACAAATTCTATCAATAGATTAAATATTCTAATGACAAAATTTAAATAATCTCATTATCCAGTCCGTGGATTATCAGGCAAAATCCGTTCTTTATGCATGGGTAATAAGTAGTTTAAATGCAAGAAGCGCAATTTATCGGATTATTATGGTTGATTGGGATTTTAGCCGAAGCCATGACAGGGGCATTAGCGGCGGGCCGTAAGCAGATGGACTTATTCGGCGTGGTTATCATTGGCTGCGCGACGGCGATTGGTGGTGGCACCCTAAGAGACATGCTGCTCGGAAATTACCCTTTGATTTGGGTCGAGAATGTCCATTACCTGCTGGCGATTGCATTTGCGTCTTTATTAACGGTCGCCATTGCGCCTGTGATGCGTTACCTGTCTAAGTTATTTTTGGCCATTGATGCCTTGGGGTTAGCCGTATTCTCGATTGTTGGCGCCCAAAAAACGCTAATGTTAGGCTTTAGTCCAACGATAGCTGTGGTAATGGGACTCGTCACAGGGGTCTTTGGTGGGGTGATCCGCGATATTCTCTGTAACCAAGTGCCTTTGATTTTTAAGAAAGAACTCTACGCGGTGATTTCGCTTTTTACCGCAGGCTTATATATCACGCTCAACGCCTATCAATTGGCAGAGTGGATAAACCTAGTGATCTGTTTAACGCTGGGCTTTAGCTTACGAATGTTAGCACTGCGTTATCATTGGTCTATGCCGACCTTCGACTATCAAGCCAATGGCGACCAACATACGCACTAATAAAAATGGGGCAATAAATGCCCCATTTTTTATGCTTATTGCTGTGCTTGAATGGTTTTTAACGCTTCAAGCGCGGCGTCGTAATTGGGGTGTTCGGTAATATTGGGCACCAGCTCTTGGTATTTAAGCTGACCTTCGGCATCGATAATAAAGATGGCCCGAGCGAGCAAGCCGTAATCCTCAATCAATAAGCCATATTTCTCGCCAAAATCACGCCACACTGAGTCGGAGAGGACTTTGATTTTGTCGACATTCTCCACCTTACAGAAACGCTTTTGAGCGAAGGGCAAATCTGTACTAATGGTCAGCATGACAACATCATCGGAGAAGTGACTGACTTCACTGTTAAAGCGCTTAGTTTGCAGCGCACAGACACCAGTATCTAAACTGGGCACGGCGCTGATCAGCACGGTTTTGCCTTTAAAGTCACTCAGGCTGATTGGGGTAAATTGTTCGTCGACAACTTTAAATCGTGGCGCCATTTGTTCAAGCTTGGGTAATTTTCCTGCGAGAGTGACAGTCTTGTCGCCCATCATCACTTGGGTTTTATCATTGGCGATAGCGGTGGGGCTGAGAACCATTAAACTAAAAACACAGCCAGCGGCTAGAAACGAAACATACTTTTGCATTTTCTCTCCCGTACTCAGGTATGTTGTGCACATAGGCTTAAGGTACGACAAAACCTAAACTATCACCATAAAAAAGGCCGGTAATTACCGGCCTTTTAATATGCTTGCTGATTATTTGCTCTCTGGCAATTGCTTCACATGAATATCCATTTGTGGGAATGGAATTTCAATGTTCGCTGCATCGAGTGCATTTTTGATCTGTTCTAAAATTTGGAAACGCGCTGTCCAGTAATCGGCGGTTTTAACCCAAGGACGAACCACAAAGTTGATTGAAGAATTCGCCAATTCAGAAAGGCCTACAGTGTAACCTGGCTCTTTCAGTACGTATTGGTTGTTATCTAAAATCTCTGTTAATACTTTTTTGGTTTGAGCGATATCCGCAGAATAAGACACGCCAATCACTAAATCGATGCGACGATTTTCAGAGGCTGAGTAGTTTGTGATGGTGCCATTCATGATTGAAGAGTTTGGCGCCACAATTACTTTATTATCTGGGGTGCGTAATTTGGTTGAGAAAATGGTGATTTCATCAACAGTGCCGGCAATACCTGCTGCTTCAATATAATCACCTACGCGGCATGGGCGGAATAGCACCATTAATACGCCTGAGGCAAAGTTAGACAGAGAACCTTGCAGTGCTAAGCCTACAGCTAAACCAGCGGCACCGATAACGGCGACTAGAGAGGCTGTTTGTACGCCAATTTGGCCTAAGGTGGCGATAATGGTGAACACAAACACCACTGCCCAAGCTAAGTTAGCCACAAAAGACACCACAGTCGGGTCAATCTTGCGACTGTTAAGCAACTTGCGTACTAACTTTTGTGCGACGCCAGAAAAATATTTACCGACGAAGAAAATAATGAGGGCAAATAAGATTTTTAAGCCATAGGTCATGACCAAATCTGGCGCCTGCTTTAATAAACCTTCGAGGTTATCCATTAAATTACTCCCTAAAAAATACGCTAACAAAACTAGTTATTATTGACGATAAATTGTACTCGTCGATTTAATCTGCGACCTTCGCTGGAATGATTATCCGCAACCGGTTCAGATATACCTTTACCGACAACGGTAAAGCGATTTGGATTGAAGCCGTAGTCTTCAACCAAAATACGTTTCACATTTTGAGCCCGTCGTAGTGATAACTGATAATTAAACTCTGGCGTACCGACAATATCCGTATGCCCCACTAAAGTTAATCGAGTCTCAGTATTCGCGTCTAAAAAAGCTTTCACTAAGGCTAAAGCTTTCCATTGCGATAAATCTACTTCGGCGATAGCAAACTCAAAATACACAATCGCGGTCTCAATATTATGACAATCAGCGGCTGAATATGTACTGGGGTCATTGAGATCACATTGAATACTGCTGGGTTTTACTTCGGCTTGGTAAACACAGCCATTGGCCATCACTGTGGTGTTTGCAGGTGTGTTAGGACAGGCATCCTTAATATCGGGAACACCGTCTTGATCTGTATCTTGCCATGCATACGCGGGTAACATCAGGCTTAAACTCAGCGCTAAACACGTTAATTTAATCCATTGCATTACGGATATATTCACCACAAATCACCTTGTATTTTATCTTGGATAGTTAAAACCACTAAGAGATTTGCATTGCATTAGCATGAGCATCTTAGTCGGGTATTCTATCTTTTTATCGGCCTAACGCCAAGTTTTGCCCGTTATTTGATGCAAATCAATTGCATCAGCATAGATAACATTGGCTCCTTGTTGATTTTATCGGCAGACATAAGGGCAAACTATACAAATTTTTCCTTTGAGGCTAGAGTCGCACTTACGCGATGAATATCCGCGTCGGGGATAGGCACAAGAAGTCGAGGACAAGATGATAGATTTACGCAGTGATACCGTGACCCAGCCAACAGAGGCGATGCGCTTAGCCATGTCGAGGGCTGAAGTGGGTGATGATGTTTATGGTGATGATCCGACCGTTAACAGCTTGCAAGACATGGCCGCCGAGATGTTCGGCTTTGAGAGTGCGCTGTTTACGGCATCTGGTACTCAGGCCAATTTGCTTGCATTAATGGCCCATTGTGAGCGTGGGGATGAATACCTGTGCGGCCAGCAGGCCCATAACTATAAATTTGAGGGCGGCGGCGCGGCGGTACTCGGCAGTATTCAGCCGCAACCGCTGACCAATCAGCTGGATGGTACTATCGCCCTGACCGATATTGAAGCGGCGATTAAACCCGATGATATTCACTTCGCGCGCACGCGCTTACTGAGCCTAGAAAACACTATCGGCGGTAAAGTATTGCCTCAGACTTACCTAGCCAATGCGCAGGCGCTGGCATTTCAGCGTGGCTTAAAAATTCACTTAGATGGCGCTCGGGTTGCGAATGCCGCCGTGGCACAGGGGATAGGGATTGCCGATATTGCGGGGCATTTTGATTCTGTCTCTATCTGTTTATCCAAGGGATTGTGTGCGCCTGTTGGCTCACTGCTCCTAGGTGATGAGCGTCTAATTAAAAAGGCCACGCGCTGGCGTAAAATGTTGGGCGGCGGTATGCGTCAGGCGGGGATTTTAGCGGCTGCGGGTAAATTAGCGCTCACAGAGCAGGTTGAGCGACTTGGCGAAGATCATGAAAATGCTACGTATCTTGCCCAGCAATTGAGTCAGTTGAGTGAGTTTGAAATCGATTTGACCGCCGTACAAACCAATATGGTGTTTGCAAACCTCGCGCCCCATGTCGATGAGAAAGCCCTAGCTAAGCGTTGCCGTGAGGCGGGGATCCTCATCAGCCCTAGCCGTACTCTGCGCTTTGTGACCCATAAAGATGTTTCGCGTCAGGATATTGATAAAGTGCTGCAAGTGTTTAAATTGCATTTGCAGGCATAATCGGCGTGACGCCCAAGTGAAAGCTTGGACTTTTTTATACCTCTGGCTTGCTATATCGTGGATTTTAAAATCAAAAGTCGAATTGTGAGCCAGATGCTAGGCGAATTTTTTTAAGCCTATCTATACTAAAAACAATAAGTTCACATCATCGAGGTCATGCTGGGTTGAAACCTAACAATAATACTAATAAAGGGGTGGATTATTGGACAAAACGGATCAGTGAATTGGAAATGCCAGCGCTCTGTTCCACCGTCCAAACGCTAGAAAAGCTTGCCAAGGATGACGTCTCGTCTCTCGCCTTACTCGGGCGAAGCGTGATGCACGATAACGCCCTCACATCCCGCATCTTACGGGTCGCCAATAGTGCGATTTACCATAAGGGCAGTACCCAAATTTCGACCGTGAGCCGAGCCGCGATAGTGCTAGGGTTTGATGCCGTGCGTAATATCTGCATCACGGCCCAGCTATTATCGAGCCTTTTAGAGAGTAAGAATCTCGCCCCCGCCGTTTATCAACGCCTCATTAAATTAATGGCGAAGGCATTTCAAGCCGCCATGTTAGCGCGGATGATGCTCAGTGATTACGATGAGGATATTCAGGAAGAAGCCTTTATTGCGTCTTTGCTTTACCACATTGGTGAGAGTGCATTTTGGAGTATCGGCGGCGAGTTTACCGAAATTTTAGACAGTCAACTCAGTGCCAGTGAAACCCCAGCCGAAGAGCGTAGCGTCATTCGTGAAGCTTTAGGCACCTCATTTTCGCAGCTGACGCAGAGTATTGCGCGCCACTGGGGCTTAGGGGAATTATTGATCCAAGCGGTGAATTATCCTGACGATCAACGCCCTGAAATTCGCTCTATTTTTCTTGCCGATAAGCTTTGCGAAATTCTCTCCCAAGAGGTGATAGATAAAATCGAGTTGGATAAGCGTATCAGCCAAGCCGCGCATTTTACTGGGCTGGATGAGAAAGAATTAACCCTGAGAATGCAGCGCTGCACCAAGGCGACCCATAAATTAGCCGAAGCCTATGGCGCCAAGGTGTTGATTGATTATCTGCCTGATCCTAAACGCATCAATAAGCTTGAGCCCAACGTCCCTGAGGTAGAGTTGCCCGTGTTTGAGGCTAACTTGAATGTGCAATTGGCTAAGCTGCGTGAACTCACCGCCTTTGCAATCAACAAAGCCGATTTTAATCAAATCATGCAAACCGTGCTCGAGGGGATTTTAGAAGGAGTTGGTGTGGACCGCTGCGGAGTTCTGCTCTTATCTCCGAGCCGTAAACAGCTGCAACCTAGGATCATGCTCGGCCGAGACGCCGAGGAAATGAAGCAGCAGTTTATTATCGATCTGAGTGATAGGAAGGGGCTATTTCCGCAGGCGATGGAACACAAGGAATGCCAGTGGGTGGATAACCCCAATGCCAAAAAATGGCTAGAACAATGCAAAGAACTTAAGACTCAGTTGCCTGAGTCGGGTTTTTTGATGGCACCGCTCTTGGTCGATAATAAAGTGATCGGTTTTTATTATGCCGATAGGGGGCCTTCACAACGAAGCTTTAGCGAAGTGGATTTTCAAGCCTTTATCCACTTCTCGCAGCTGGCCAATGTGTGTTTTACCGTGTCGATAAAATAGTGACTTACTGAGCGTTTTTAATTTCAGCGGTAATGTGTTTGGCGATTGCATTGGGGATGGGAAAGCTCAAATGATATTGGGCAATTTTCCATTCCCCATTGGTCTTGATTAAGGTGCCAGTACCGCGACTCACGCCGTAACTTGGGCTGTTGAGTAGTTCATCGAACAGGATCACATCACCATGCTGCACTAAATGGCGGCGAGTTAAATCGTAGCGCCAACCTTTGGTTGGGCGCGAATAGCGTTCAAACTCGGCCATGCCCCAGCGCTCAGTCGCATCGGTTCCAATAAAAATACCATCCTGACGATAGAGGGCAAAATACTTGTCCCAATCGGCACTGCTCGAATATTGATTCAATTTATTCAGCACTTCGGCGGCCGCTTGCTCATCGGTCAGCGTTATTGCGGCTTGTTCGTTGGCAATGGCCGTTTGTGGATGAAAGTATAGGGCGCCAAGCATGAATACGCTGGCGCTGAACAGGGCAAGACGTTGGCGAGTGCGTGTCGAATGGGCGCGCTGCTCGGCGCGAGTGGAGATTGTCATCGAAAATTCCTTATCGTTATGGTTATTAGGCTAATCGCTATGTTGATTCGGTCAATGCCAGTTTATCGGATCGAGTTGATAAAAATGGCTCAACTCTCGATAAAGTGCTGGATGTTCAAGATTAAGCGCTTCTGGCTTTTCAAAAAAGACCTCGGTGACTACGGCAAAAAACTCCGCAGGATTGGTGGCACCATAGTAATTAAACAGTGACGGGCGGCCAAGGGCGGCAGCTTGTACTAACTCATTAAAGGCTTGATTGAATACGTTCGACCACGACAGGTAATCTTGGCGGTGTTGTAAAATCGGCGCGCCATTGGCGTGACCATCTTCTTGATCTAATTGATGGGCAAACTCGTGGATCACTACGTTGTTGCCATCATGGGGATTGGCTGCGCCCTCGAGGGTGTTCTTCCACGACAGTATCACTTGGCCCTGCTCCCAAGATTCCCCCGCGAGCACATTACGTTGCTCCCAAATCAAACCCGCGGGATCTTGGCGCTGGCTGTCGACAATAAAGGCATCGGGATACACCAATATCTGCCTAAGATTGGGGTAAAAGTCGGTGTTGCGATTTAACAAAAGCAGGCAAGCTTGGGCGGCGATAGTGACGCGAATTTCATCGGTTATTTGCAAACCGTCACAGCCAACGAATCGTTTCTCATCCAAAAAAACTTGGATGTGGCGTTTGAGTTGTAGTTGAAGATCTGCGGGTAAGGCGTGGAAATAGGGCAATCTCTTTTTCAAAATCGTTCGCCAATCCTTAGGAAAGGCACTGGCCATCACGCGCTTACGGTGGAGCGTCTTGCGCCAGCGGCTCGACGCTAACCAAGCGATCGCGCCGAGGCCAAGCGTTAGGGTAATGAAAACTGCGAGCATGAATTCCTCAGTGCACTATTTCCTTAGGTATATTAGCTAATGGGGATTCA encodes:
- a CDS encoding zinc-dependent peptidase encodes the protein MLAVFITLTLGLGAIAWLASSRWRKTLHRKRVMASAFPKDWRTILKKRLPYFHALPADLQLQLKRHIQVFLDEKRFVGCDGLQITDEIRVTIAAQACLLLLNRNTDFYPNLRQILVYPDAFIVDSQRQDPAGLIWEQRNVLAGESWEQGQVILSWKNTLEGAANPHDGNNVVIHEFAHQLDQEDGHANGAPILQHRQDYLSWSNVFNQAFNELVQAAALGRPSLFNYYGATNPAEFFAVVTEVFFEKPEALNLEHPALYRELSHFYQLDPINWH
- the ruvX gene encoding Holliday junction resolvase RuvX, with translation MNAKTVLGFDFGTKSIGVAIGQQITASATPLLSLKAVDGIPNWDEIGKLIKEWQPDLVVVGLPLNMDGTEQEMTHRARKFANRLNAKFGVKIVTQDERLTTTDAKARLFELGGFKALTKGQVDAVSAVLIVESYFENHFGE
- the tpx gene encoding thiol peroxidase, which codes for MQKYVSFLAAGCVFSLMVLSPTAIANDKTQVMMGDKTVTLAGKLPKLEQMAPRFKVVDEQFTPISLSDFKGKTVLISAVPSLDTGVCALQTKRFNSEVSHFSDDVVMLTISTDLPFAQKRFCKVENVDKIKVLSDSVWRDFGEKYGLLIEDYGLLARAIFIIDAEGQLKYQELVPNITEHPNYDAALEALKTIQAQQ
- a CDS encoding DUF4136 domain-containing protein, translating into MKNIIVGLAVLALSACSSLKSGWDFDPSANFTQYKTYAWVAQKTDASGYHLDGLMDQRVRDAVNSQLSSKGMTLVDAKDADVLVNYLTKIDKKINVDTFNTNFGYNPYYGPGWGWGGNMQTQTTVREYEVGTLIIDLVDNKTAKLIWRGSVADTIRDKNTPSERVQLINEAVGSVMANFPPKPENK
- the yciH gene encoding stress response translation initiation inhibitor YciH, encoding MRVDPNVSLVYSTDKGRITAEPEAKAIPASDGIVRIHRDSKGRKGKGVSVISGLGLDEAGLKALAQTLKKQCGCGGTVKDFTIEVQTDNREQLKLLLEKQNYKVKLAGG
- a CDS encoding HDOD domain-containing protein — translated: MKPNNNTNKGVDYWTKRISELEMPALCSTVQTLEKLAKDDVSSLALLGRSVMHDNALTSRILRVANSAIYHKGSTQISTVSRAAIVLGFDAVRNICITAQLLSSLLESKNLAPAVYQRLIKLMAKAFQAAMLARMMLSDYDEDIQEEAFIASLLYHIGESAFWSIGGEFTEILDSQLSASETPAEERSVIREALGTSFSQLTQSIARHWGLGELLIQAVNYPDDQRPEIRSIFLADKLCEILSQEVIDKIELDKRISQAAHFTGLDEKELTLRMQRCTKATHKLAEAYGAKVLIDYLPDPKRINKLEPNVPEVELPVFEANLNVQLAKLRELTAFAINKADFNQIMQTVLEGILEGVGVDRCGVLLLSPSRKQLQPRIMLGRDAEEMKQQFIIDLSDRKGLFPQAMEHKECQWVDNPNAKKWLEQCKELKTQLPESGFLMAPLLVDNKVIGFYYADRGPSQRSFSEVDFQAFIHFSQLANVCFTVSIK
- a CDS encoding mechanosensitive ion channel domain-containing protein, with product MDNLEGLLKQAPDLVMTYGLKILFALIIFFVGKYFSGVAQKLVRKLLNSRKIDPTVVSFVANLAWAVVFVFTIIATLGQIGVQTASLVAVIGAAGLAVGLALQGSLSNFASGVLMVLFRPCRVGDYIEAAGIAGTVDEITIFSTKLRTPDNKVIVAPNSSIMNGTITNYSASENRRIDLVIGVSYSADIAQTKKVLTEILDNNQYVLKEPGYTVGLSELANSSINFVVRPWVKTADYWTARFQILEQIKNALDAANIEIPFPQMDIHVKQLPESK
- a CDS encoding OmpA family protein; its protein translation is MQWIKLTCLALSLSLMLPAYAWQDTDQDGVPDIKDACPNTPANTTVMANGCVYQAEVKPSSIQCDLNDPSTYSAADCHNIETAIVYFEFAIAEVDLSQWKALALVKAFLDANTETRLTLVGHTDIVGTPEFNYQLSLRRAQNVKRILVEDYGFNPNRFTVVGKGISEPVADNHSSEGRRLNRRVQFIVNNN
- a CDS encoding YqgE/AlgH family protein, which encodes MESLQNHFLIAMPSLDDTFFERTVIYLCEHDEKGAMGLVINKPLGIEVNSLLEQMDLPAEQVSTDLALGAQVLMGGPVSQDRGFVLHTSQPYWANSTELSSGLMLTTSRDVLTAIGSERSPEKFIVALGYAGWSKNQLEQELADNSWLTIPADQALLFDVKHEDRWQQASRALGFDAWQLSSQAGHA
- a CDS encoding trimeric intracellular cation channel family protein → MQEAQFIGLLWLIGILAEAMTGALAAGRKQMDLFGVVIIGCATAIGGGTLRDMLLGNYPLIWVENVHYLLAIAFASLLTVAIAPVMRYLSKLFLAIDALGLAVFSIVGAQKTLMLGFSPTIAVVMGLVTGVFGGVIRDILCNQVPLIFKKELYAVISLFTAGLYITLNAYQLAEWINLVICLTLGFSLRMLALRYHWSMPTFDYQANGDQHTH
- the ltaE gene encoding low-specificity L-threonine aldolase — protein: MIDLRSDTVTQPTEAMRLAMSRAEVGDDVYGDDPTVNSLQDMAAEMFGFESALFTASGTQANLLALMAHCERGDEYLCGQQAHNYKFEGGGAAVLGSIQPQPLTNQLDGTIALTDIEAAIKPDDIHFARTRLLSLENTIGGKVLPQTYLANAQALAFQRGLKIHLDGARVANAAVAQGIGIADIAGHFDSVSICLSKGLCAPVGSLLLGDERLIKKATRWRKMLGGGMRQAGILAAAGKLALTEQVERLGEDHENATYLAQQLSQLSEFEIDLTAVQTNMVFANLAPHVDEKALAKRCREAGILISPSRTLRFVTHKDVSRQDIDKVLQVFKLHLQA
- a CDS encoding nuclear transport factor 2 family protein; the protein is MTISTRAEQRAHSTRTRQRLALFSASVFMLGALYFHPQTAIANEQAAITLTDEQAAAEVLNKLNQYSSSADWDKYFALYRQDGIFIGTDATERWGMAEFERYSRPTKGWRYDLTRRHLVQHGDVILFDELLNSPSYGVSRGTGTLIKTNGEWKIAQYHLSFPIPNAIAKHITAEIKNAQ